In one window of Arachis ipaensis cultivar K30076 chromosome B06, Araip1.1, whole genome shotgun sequence DNA:
- the LOC107648312 gene encoding uncharacterized protein LOC107648312: protein MGVPWSRKLMWDETMLLTVSIMITILASTSLNYFSVSSCCLRIRDLRSLCFSMRAWRPSSIGGGGRERSLFDGRVIDALVNLFYCSIISAETLWDGGWLLRQLFSYSESEFNNNYLELLKVSYNSCASALMEEARGIWSDFLVTVLCEEWRKCKRAMESSSPRKEWTCMLLPPHKLSSEVDVPDESSFVAGERMLELVKVFVLQHQLQIFALGKPLPEQPPIHLPGDLPVNHRAKTCGLDVSGPKPGIELSLGNLSETAILYSFH, encoded by the exons atgggagtgccttggtcgCGCAAGCTTATGTGGGATgagaccatgttgctaacggTTTCCATCATGATAACAATCTTGGCTTCTACCTCCTTGAATTACTTTTCCGTCTCCTCTTGTTGCCTTAGGATACGAGATCTAAGATCTCTTTGCTTTAGCATGAGGGCATGGAGACCTTCATCTATTGGAGGTGGTGGAAGAGAGCGTTCATTGTTTGATGGAagg GTGATTGATGCATTAGTTAACCTCTTCTATTGTTCTATTATATCTGCAGAGACACTGTGGGATGGTGGTTGGCTTCTACGCCAGTTGTTTTCTTACAGTGAGTCAGAGTTTAACAACAACTACCTTGAATTGCTGAAA GTTTCATACAATAGTTGTGCTTCTGCTCTTATGGAGGAGGCTAGAGGTATTTGGTCCGACTTTCTTGTTACTGTTCTCTGTGAAGAGTGGAGAAAGTGTAAAAGAG CAATGGAGTCATCATCTCCTCGGAAAGAATGGACTTGCATGCTTTTGCCACCACACAAGCTCTCTTCTGAAG TTGATGTTCCAGATGAATCATCATTTGTTGCCGGAGAAAGAATGCTTGAGTTGGTGAAG GTATTTGTACTGCAACATCAACTTCAAATATTCGCTCTTGGTAAACCTTTACCTGAACAACCTCCAATTCATCTTCCTGGGGATCTCCCTGTGAATCATCGTGCCAAGACTTGTGGGCTTGATGTGTCGGGCCCAAAGCCAGGCATTGAACTCAGCCTTGGTAATTTGTCCGAAACTGCAATCCTGTATTCTTTCCACTGA